One genomic segment of Sander lucioperca isolate FBNREF2018 chromosome 10, SLUC_FBN_1.2, whole genome shotgun sequence includes these proteins:
- the pou3f2b gene encoding POU domain, class 3, transcription factor 2, whose protein sequence is MATAASNHYNILTSSASIVHSEPGSMQQATAYRDAQSLLQGDYQLQSNSHTLSHAHQWITALSQGEGAPWSSSPLGAEQDIKPAVQGARDEMHNSSSNLQHQSRPHLVHQTHGNHHDGRAWRTTTAAHIPSMATTNGQSLIYSQPGFGVNGLIPGSGQGMHHHNLRDSHDEHHSPHLSDHGHPPSQHQHQHRPQSHHDHSDEDTPTSDDLEQFAKQFKQRRIKLGFTQADVGLALGTLYGNVFSQTTICRFEALQLSFKNMCKLKPLLNKWLEEADSTSGSPTSLDKIAAQGRKRKKRTSIEVSVKGALESHFLKCPKPAASEIIGLADSLHLEKEVVRVWFCNRRQKEKRMTPPGGALPGSEDVYGDTPPHHGVQTPVQ, encoded by the coding sequence ATGGCGACCGCAGCGTCTAACCACTACAACATCCTCACCTCCAGCGCATCCATCGTGCACTCGGAGCCCGGCAGCATGCAGCAAGCCACAGCGTACCGGGACGCGCAAAGCCTGTTGCAGGGCGACTACCAGCTGCAGAGCAACAGCCACACGCTCAGCCACGCACACCAGTGGATCACGGCGCTGTCCCAGGGAGAGGGAGCCCCGTGGTCCTCCAGCCCGCTCGGCGCGGAGCAGGACATCAAACCTGCGGTGCAGGGCGCCAGGGACGAGATGCACAACTCCAGCAGCAACCTGCAGCACCAGTCGCGGCCCCACCTGGTGCACCAGACGCACGGGAACCACCACGACGGCCGGGCGTGGAGAACCACCACCGCTGCGCACATACCGAGCATGGCTACTACGAACGGCCAAAGCCTTATCTACTCCCAGCCGGGTTTCGGCGTTAACGGGCTGATCCCGGGCAGCGGGCAGGGGATGCACCACCACAACCTAAGAGACAGCCACGACGAGCACCACAGCCCGCACCTCAGCGATCACGGCCACCCTCCGTCCCAGCATCAGCACCAGCACCGGCCGCAGAGCCACCACGACCACTCGGACGAGGATACGCCGACCTCGGACGACCTGGAGCAGTTCGCCAAGCAGTTCAAGCAGCGGAGGATCAAGCTGGGCTTCACGCAGGCGGACGTGGGACTCGCCCTGGGGACCCTGTACGGAAATGTGTTTTCCCAGACCACCATATGCAGGTTTGAGGCCCTGCAGCTCAGCTTCAAAAACATGTGCAAGCTGAAGCCTCTGTTGAACAAGTGGTTGGAGGAGGCGGACTCCACCTCGGGAAGCCCGACCAGCCTGGACAAAATCGCGGCGCAgggaaggaaaaggaaaaaacggACTTCAATCGAGGTAAGCGTAAAGGGAGCTCTGGAGAGCCATTTTTTGAAGTGTCCTAAACCGGCAGCGTCGGAAATAATCGGCCTGGCGGACAGTCTGCACCTGGAGAAAGAAGTGGTCAGGGTTTGGTTTTGTAAcaggagacagaaggagaaacgCATGACCCCTCCCGGAGGAGCTCTGCCGGGGAGCGAGGATGTGTACGGGGACACGCCGCCGCACCACGGGGTCCAGACCCCGGTCCAATGA